One Thermoplasma volcanium GSS1 genomic window carries:
- a CDS encoding APC family permease, giving the protein MNVGNTTYESKRLHGDVSTWGAIAEEISAMAPACDTVAFMTSAAMFAYVLTPLAFLIATLTMYLEVNTLYHLSKHHASAGGYYGYISTALGARSAVLSGFLYVMYQAVSTAAIPVYVAGILLPGIMSYFFHITLPIWIWIPFIAVFIVAPIILAILGIRPQMKYVKYASIFEVAFLGVLGLIIILRSPDNTIQVFNPFAWSSYYSEFKPIGGPFAGLGLGMIFGLTSFIGYGGSAPLGEEVKVHRSITRALVLGLLIVGAILTEVAYALTVGWGTTNMATFATSAIPGVIVATMYAGITGGLLLSLVAFNSAFSDSVAMQANAGRVYFAMARDRVIPEKFSKISKRFGSPYVALIFIAVVSIATAMLIPFLVEVAMGYAPLYLITSHNIEKVNLILEYSFDLLSTMALVGLISVHLLLNTSVMTLFRRLKEKHYGLHKITHPIEHYLLPSVATGIFVFVLYESIIPPVFPITQAVEAIVVYIVFMIIYIVFLGRVKPDVIKNAGKTVNLVKEEDLER; this is encoded by the coding sequence ATGAACGTTGGGAATACCACTTACGAATCAAAGAGGTTGCATGGTGATGTAAGCACATGGGGAGCTATAGCAGAAGAGATATCGGCTATGGCTCCTGCCTGCGATACTGTAGCGTTCATGACCTCAGCAGCAATGTTTGCATACGTCCTTACGCCTTTGGCTTTTTTAATAGCTACATTAACAATGTATTTGGAAGTAAATACTCTCTATCACCTTTCTAAACATCATGCCAGTGCAGGCGGATACTACGGATATATATCCACAGCTCTTGGGGCTAGGAGCGCTGTACTATCTGGGTTCCTATACGTTATGTATCAAGCTGTAAGCACGGCCGCGATACCGGTATATGTTGCTGGTATACTGCTCCCAGGGATAATGTCATATTTCTTTCATATAACGTTGCCAATTTGGATATGGATTCCTTTCATCGCGGTATTTATAGTTGCACCCATAATCCTAGCGATACTTGGTATTAGGCCGCAGATGAAGTACGTTAAATACGCCTCTATTTTTGAAGTCGCTTTTCTTGGTGTTCTTGGTCTTATAATAATTCTTCGTTCTCCAGATAATACGATACAGGTATTCAACCCGTTTGCTTGGTCCTCATACTATTCAGAGTTCAAGCCTATCGGAGGGCCGTTTGCCGGTCTAGGGCTTGGAATGATATTTGGATTGACAAGCTTCATTGGCTACGGAGGATCTGCACCTCTGGGTGAAGAGGTGAAAGTACATAGATCCATCACCCGTGCACTCGTTTTGGGACTTCTGATTGTTGGTGCAATATTGACAGAAGTAGCCTACGCCCTTACTGTAGGGTGGGGCACGACAAATATGGCAACTTTTGCAACTTCAGCTATACCGGGAGTCATAGTGGCGACGATGTACGCAGGAATAACAGGTGGATTGCTGCTATCGCTTGTAGCTTTTAATTCCGCTTTTTCAGATTCTGTTGCAATGCAGGCAAATGCTGGCAGAGTTTATTTTGCAATGGCAAGGGACCGCGTAATACCAGAAAAGTTCTCCAAGATCAGCAAGAGATTTGGAAGTCCTTATGTAGCTCTTATCTTTATTGCAGTCGTATCGATAGCAACGGCGATGCTTATTCCATTCCTAGTGGAGGTTGCAATGGGGTATGCACCATTATACCTGATAACGTCTCATAACATCGAAAAAGTCAATTTAATACTCGAATACTCCTTTGATCTGCTATCTACAATGGCATTGGTCGGCTTGATATCGGTACATCTGCTTCTTAACACATCAGTTATGACACTATTTAGAAGGCTAAAAGAGAAGCACTACGGTCTGCATAAGATAACGCATCCCATAGAGCATTATTTACTTCCATCCGTTGCTACCGGTATATTCGTATTTGTACTATATGAATCTATAATACCGCCTGTGTTTCCGATAACACAGGCAGTTGAGGCGATCGTCGTTTACATAGTCTTCATGATAATATACATTGTTTTTCTAGGGCGGGTAAAGCCAGACGTAATAAAGAATGCTGGAAAGACCGTAAACCTTGTCAAGGAAGAGGATCTTGAGAGATAA
- a CDS encoding ABC transporter ATP-binding protein: MNEEILPILTVKDLNAGYLTNEKYIGIIHNINIELNRGKIVGITGLSGSGKTTLLKSILLETHIKSGEIIFNGKPIMPGDTKNYRRSVIYVPQNSLDSLDIIWPIEDQVKKILKQHNVVYDINKVSEIAKLIDLDISMLKLKSFEVSYGTRHKIVLLMSILMAKRDLVVLMDEPTLSQDAITAEGILNIIVKLAKDYGSSFIIVSSSPEPVFYASDFIYIMYGGWIVENGTPNDLSKWPKHPFTYEFINMLPAHKTRDRFPKFPMTEFSENGCPYSIYCKNKIKGCDSHINMFGEGHKYRCLNPVV, encoded by the coding sequence ATGAATGAAGAAATACTGCCAATACTTACCGTTAAGGATCTAAACGCTGGATATCTCACCAATGAAAAATACATCGGCATTATACACAACATAAATATTGAACTTAATCGTGGCAAAATTGTTGGAATTACTGGTTTGTCAGGATCGGGAAAGACAACGCTTCTTAAATCCATACTCTTGGAGACCCACATAAAATCTGGAGAAATAATTTTTAATGGAAAACCCATCATGCCTGGCGATACCAAAAATTATAGGAGATCAGTAATTTACGTACCTCAAAATTCTCTGGATTCCTTGGATATCATATGGCCGATAGAGGATCAGGTAAAGAAGATACTAAAGCAACATAACGTTGTTTACGACATAAACAAAGTCTCGGAAATAGCTAAACTAATCGATTTGGATATATCGATGCTGAAGCTCAAATCATTCGAAGTTAGTTACGGTACTAGACATAAGATAGTCTTGCTTATGTCTATCTTAATGGCGAAGCGTGATCTAGTTGTATTGATGGATGAACCAACATTATCACAGGATGCAATAACTGCTGAAGGCATCCTTAACATAATAGTAAAGCTCGCAAAGGACTACGGTTCCTCATTCATAATTGTATCAAGCAGTCCTGAGCCTGTATTTTATGCATCTGATTTTATTTATATAATGTATGGTGGTTGGATTGTAGAGAACGGAACACCCAATGATTTATCGAAATGGCCAAAACATCCTTTTACATACGAATTTATAAATATGCTGCCTGCACACAAAACAAGAGATCGGTTCCCCAAGTTTCCTATGACAGAATTTAGTGAGAATGGTTGCCCTTACTCCATATATTGCAAAAATAAGATAAAAGGATGCGATTCTCACATAAACATGTTCGGAGAGGGCCACAAATACAGGTGCCTGAATCCAGTGGTTTAG
- a CDS encoding ABC transporter ATP-binding protein, protein MRLYIENISKVYKRRTSAFKWVDIPALKNISYEFDEGTIYGVIGPSGSGKTTLANISVLYDRPDSGSVYYGNKEVTRMKPADLKSYAGIVRYVFQDPYTSLEPLRTVGWHIDTAAQSIHIVQEEAWKIATYLGMPESRYRDSIVEDLSGGQRQRLAFIIAMIADPAIIILDEPFSMLDSYNSMFLLNYLRMNKKGRVIIYIDQNIGKVLYVADRILVMDNGSIVEDQELSGILSTPSHETTKKLLKSYRKIYDGLLK, encoded by the coding sequence ATGAGGTTATACATTGAGAATATCTCAAAAGTTTATAAGAGGCGCACATCCGCATTTAAATGGGTAGATATTCCAGCGCTCAAAAATATCTCTTATGAATTCGATGAGGGAACGATCTATGGTGTAATAGGGCCATCCGGGTCTGGTAAGACAACGTTAGCCAACATATCTGTGCTCTATGATCGGCCAGACTCCGGATCTGTATACTACGGAAACAAAGAAGTAACGAGGATGAAACCTGCAGATCTTAAAAGCTACGCAGGTATTGTCAGGTACGTATTTCAGGACCCATACACCTCTCTGGAGCCACTAAGGACTGTTGGCTGGCACATAGACACTGCAGCTCAATCTATTCACATAGTACAAGAAGAAGCATGGAAAATTGCGACATATCTAGGTATGCCAGAGAGCAGGTATCGTGATTCGATAGTCGAAGACCTCTCTGGCGGTCAAAGGCAAAGGTTGGCCTTCATAATAGCCATGATCGCAGATCCAGCCATAATAATCCTAGACGAACCATTTTCTATGTTGGATTCATATAATTCAATGTTCCTCTTGAACTATTTAAGGATGAACAAGAAAGGAAGAGTAATCATTTATATAGACCAGAACATAGGGAAGGTTCTGTATGTTGCCGATAGAATACTGGTAATGGATAATGGGTCTATAGTGGAAGATCAAGAGCTCTCTGGCATTTTATCTACCCCTTCGCATGAAACAACTAAGAAGCTCCTAAAGAGCTATAGAAAAATATATGATGGGTTGCTAAAATGA
- the thiD gene encoding bifunctional hydroxymethylpyrimidine kinase/phosphomethylpyrimidine kinase, which yields MPIPKALTIAGSDSGGGAGIQADLKTFNSLSVFGMSVITAVTAQNSYEVSGILPVPPEFVKLQIDTVAKDIKVDGAKTGMLFSSEIIKVVTGSIKDYSIKPVIVDPVMVSKSNARLLREDAIESLIKYLLPESTIVTPNIPEAEILASMSISTIEDMKAAAEKIGTEIGLKVLVKGGHFNGPPIDIYYDGSNILKFEGTRYETKNTHGTGDTLSSAILSFLIKGYREQEAIALGKEYVEGSIRNSFPTGSGFGSLCHWWRYGECHP from the coding sequence ATGCCAATACCAAAAGCCTTAACAATTGCGGGTTCGGATAGCGGAGGTGGGGCAGGCATCCAAGCCGACCTAAAGACGTTCAACTCCCTTTCGGTCTTTGGGATGTCAGTAATTACTGCTGTTACAGCTCAAAATTCTTATGAAGTTTCCGGTATATTGCCTGTGCCACCAGAATTTGTGAAACTGCAGATAGACACAGTCGCTAAGGACATAAAGGTGGATGGGGCCAAGACCGGCATGTTATTCTCGAGCGAAATAATTAAAGTTGTAACGGGATCGATAAAAGATTATTCTATAAAACCTGTTATAGTGGATCCTGTAATGGTATCAAAAAGCAATGCTAGGCTTTTGAGAGAGGATGCGATCGAATCGCTAATAAAATATCTTTTACCGGAAAGTACAATAGTTACACCAAATATTCCAGAGGCAGAGATTCTAGCAAGTATGTCCATATCCACAATAGAGGATATGAAGGCTGCAGCTGAAAAAATAGGTACAGAAATTGGCTTGAAAGTACTAGTTAAAGGAGGACATTTCAATGGGCCGCCAATAGACATATACTATGATGGCTCAAATATCCTCAAATTTGAAGGTACAAGGTATGAAACTAAAAATACACACGGTACAGGCGATACATTATCTTCAGCTATACTTTCCTTTCTTATAAAAGGATACAGAGAACAAGAGGCGATAGCGTTGGGGAAAGAATATGTGGAAGGATCAATAAGGAATTCGTTCCCAACAGGATCAGGCTTTGGATCGCTTTGCCACTGGTGGCGTTATGGTGAATGCCATCCATGA
- a CDS encoding helix-turn-helix domain-containing protein, with translation MDIELREKIAGEITLSDSPAETIRKWREEFKVSQLELSNFLNQSPSVISDYETGRRKFPSIASVRKIVDALITIDERRGGYVIKKYKSGVPSDALIDIKDYDRDVPLEKAIRAMNGKNVSHVSVERNIRGYTIVDGVKAILAFSYYEYSKLYGWSSERAIFFTDVKFGRSPMIAIRVHPLKPAAVVYIQPDNVDDLAIKLADIENIPLLITEMSPEAVSHVMSQLR, from the coding sequence ATGGACATAGAACTGAGGGAAAAGATAGCCGGAGAAATAACACTTTCAGATTCGCCTGCAGAAACTATAAGAAAATGGCGTGAGGAATTTAAAGTATCCCAACTTGAACTCTCAAATTTTCTCAACCAGTCTCCGTCTGTAATAAGTGATTATGAAACGGGGAGACGAAAATTTCCCAGCATCGCCTCAGTAAGGAAAATAGTAGATGCCTTAATAACTATAGACGAAAGGAGGGGAGGATACGTTATAAAGAAGTACAAGAGCGGAGTACCTTCAGATGCATTAATAGATATAAAGGATTACGACAGAGATGTCCCACTTGAAAAAGCCATACGCGCGATGAACGGCAAGAATGTATCGCATGTATCGGTGGAGAGAAATATACGAGGTTACACAATAGTAGATGGTGTCAAGGCGATACTTGCTTTTTCATATTATGAATACAGTAAATTGTATGGCTGGTCTAGTGAGAGAGCAATATTCTTCACCGATGTAAAATTTGGAAGGAGCCCTATGATAGCTATAAGAGTACATCCGCTAAAACCAGCGGCTGTCGTATACATACAGCCAGACAACGTGGATGACCTTGCCATAAAACTGGCAGATATTGAGAATATCCCCCTCCTCATTACAGAGATGAGCCCTGAAGCTGTTTCCCATGTCATGAGTCAGTTAAGATAG
- a CDS encoding amidohydrolase family protein: MSIAISNAIIVTQNDNRDVYRGNVKIDGNKIQYVGKDEVDGDILIDGTNKVLMPGLINTHAHVGMSASKGLFDDVDLDSFLKKTFEYDSDRTSTGIFNSAKLGMYEMIGNGITAFVDLYYSEDIIAKAAEEIGIRAFLSWVTLDKELTTQIGDPVENAENFIRNHVGNKYVVPSVGVQGIYVANDDTFRRAMDLAEKYGTILHMHLSETRKEVYDAVKKLGERPIEHLHNIGILNKRVLAAHCVWATYHEVRLLSKDGVNVSWNSISNFKLGTGGIPPIPEMMRENVNVTIGTDSNGSNNSLDMFQAMKFSAISVKNYRWDASLMKAQEILDMATRNAARALQLNAGSIEVGKLADVVLLDATIPSMIPTNEANAVSNIVYSSSPQNVDTVIIDGEIKKINGKILGFHSNKFTNSEFK, from the coding sequence ATGTCTATTGCAATATCAAATGCCATCATAGTTACCCAGAATGACAATAGAGACGTTTATAGAGGGAATGTAAAAATTGATGGGAACAAGATTCAATATGTTGGCAAAGACGAGGTTGATGGTGACATTTTAATAGACGGTACAAACAAGGTACTGATGCCTGGCTTGATAAACACCCATGCACATGTAGGGATGTCAGCTTCGAAGGGCCTATTTGACGATGTCGATCTTGATTCTTTTTTAAAAAAGACGTTTGAGTATGATTCTGATAGAACAAGCACAGGCATATTCAATTCAGCGAAACTAGGCATGTACGAAATGATTGGCAATGGGATTACTGCCTTTGTAGACCTTTACTATTCTGAGGATATAATAGCTAAAGCTGCGGAAGAAATCGGAATAAGGGCCTTTCTATCATGGGTGACGCTTGACAAAGAGTTGACAACACAGATCGGAGATCCTGTAGAAAATGCTGAGAATTTTATAAGGAATCATGTTGGAAATAAGTACGTTGTACCATCGGTGGGTGTACAAGGCATATACGTTGCAAATGACGACACGTTCAGGAGGGCTATGGATTTAGCTGAAAAATACGGCACTATACTCCACATGCATCTTTCAGAGACCAGAAAAGAGGTATACGATGCCGTAAAGAAATTAGGAGAAAGGCCGATAGAGCATCTCCATAATATAGGTATTCTCAACAAGAGAGTCTTAGCTGCCCACTGCGTTTGGGCAACCTACCACGAAGTCCGTTTACTTTCTAAAGATGGCGTTAACGTATCGTGGAATTCGATCAGTAATTTCAAACTGGGCACCGGAGGTATACCGCCGATACCAGAAATGATGCGGGAAAACGTAAATGTAACCATTGGAACTGATAGCAACGGTAGCAACAATTCGCTGGACATGTTCCAGGCAATGAAATTTTCAGCTATATCTGTAAAAAATTATAGATGGGACGCATCTCTTATGAAAGCGCAGGAGATCCTTGACATGGCAACCAGGAATGCAGCTCGTGCTCTTCAACTAAATGCGGGATCCATAGAAGTTGGCAAATTAGCTGATGTTGTTTTACTGGATGCTACTATACCATCAATGATCCCGACCAACGAAGCAAATGCTGTAAGCAACATAGTTTATTCATCTAGCCCGCAAAATGTAGATACGGTTATTATAGACGGGGAAATAAAAAAAATTAACGGAAAGATCCTTGGCTTCCATAGCAATAAATTTACAAATTCAGAGTTCAAGTAA
- a CDS encoding PadR family transcriptional regulator, which produces MDTYATRILILLSGREMTLYEISKRVDLYSTVSHGTVFPVIKKLLDGGFIKYRMEGNKKLYYATEKGQNYVTNIQNIGRELKEKIMEKSMGNALFYLNLLSSDEDAEALRTAIGLLMPTFIRMVEVVFRLYKDGKKDEIGSLVAKFGEMAQDGSS; this is translated from the coding sequence ATGGATACCTACGCCACTAGGATACTGATCCTTCTTTCAGGAAGGGAAATGACGCTTTACGAGATCTCAAAAAGGGTTGATCTTTATTCAACGGTATCCCATGGTACGGTATTTCCAGTAATAAAGAAACTTTTAGATGGTGGGTTTATAAAATACAGAATGGAAGGGAACAAGAAGCTTTACTACGCAACAGAAAAGGGCCAGAACTACGTTACGAACATCCAGAACATTGGTAGGGAATTGAAGGAAAAGATCATGGAGAAAAGTATGGGTAATGCCCTGTTCTATCTGAACCTATTATCTAGTGACGAAGATGCTGAGGCCTTAAGAACAGCCATTGGTCTGCTAATGCCCACATTCATAAGGATGGTTGAAGTGGTTTTCAGGCTTTACAAGGACGGAAAAAAAGATGAGATAGGCAGCCTAGTAGCAAAATTTGGAGAGATGGCACAAGATGGATCAAGTTAA
- a CDS encoding MFS transporter, with translation MDQVKHSTRTIAIAAFAGLLVTYVETMITPALPILVTFFDTNYDKLSWVITAYIISGTISSAIFGRLADMYGKKRIFIVLAGVYSIAVSFGGFAKTLEELIIIRTVQGLGMGMFPVSFALINDQVPKNRLALAQGIVSSTFSGGAAIGLVLGAWITQNYGWQWSYHSSIPVALILLAVAAIYLHDESSRRKSTVDFIGVSMLAIALVSLILGLSEGEYWGWSSASIISLFALSLILVFAFVYLEQRSPEPFINLSLLKTRNVLLANIAGLFAMAGMFFLFYSVPPLLQDPEPAGFGVTIVESGLILLPAAVLNMVFAPLAAKLTTNRGPKTAIIVGLIILFFSYFGLYYNRSSIVAILEDASIMGMGISFIFVGIINILLVSVPREKAGESTGMNVVFRNIGTSLAPAIGGVFETMYVTYSLVGVVPGNFAGLGFIPIFSSFPSSAAYDSIYMVGMIFVVVALVLSMFMKNVVVGGVSDAL, from the coding sequence ATGGATCAAGTTAAACATTCTACCAGGACAATAGCTATAGCGGCCTTCGCAGGCCTGCTTGTCACGTACGTAGAAACAATGATAACACCTGCACTGCCAATCTTAGTTACGTTCTTTGATACGAACTACGATAAGCTCTCTTGGGTAATAACGGCATACATCATCTCTGGAACAATATCTTCTGCGATATTTGGAAGGCTTGCAGATATGTACGGAAAGAAGCGTATATTTATAGTTCTAGCCGGTGTTTATTCAATAGCAGTTTCTTTTGGTGGCTTCGCAAAGACGCTTGAAGAGCTTATAATTATACGGACAGTTCAGGGTCTTGGTATGGGCATGTTTCCTGTTTCTTTTGCCCTCATAAATGATCAGGTGCCGAAAAACAGGCTCGCACTAGCTCAAGGCATAGTCAGCTCAACTTTCTCTGGAGGGGCAGCAATAGGGCTGGTGCTTGGGGCCTGGATAACACAGAATTATGGCTGGCAGTGGTCCTATCATTCCTCTATACCGGTCGCACTTATTCTTCTTGCAGTAGCCGCTATTTATCTTCACGATGAATCATCAAGAAGAAAAAGCACAGTGGATTTCATAGGTGTCTCGATGCTGGCGATAGCCCTTGTCTCGCTTATTTTAGGCCTATCAGAGGGCGAATACTGGGGATGGTCTTCGGCATCAATTATTTCTCTATTTGCCCTTTCATTGATTCTAGTTTTTGCTTTTGTTTACCTGGAGCAAAGATCACCTGAACCATTCATAAACCTGTCGCTGCTTAAAACGAGGAACGTTCTTCTTGCCAATATAGCAGGCTTATTTGCCATGGCTGGTATGTTTTTCCTATTCTATTCCGTACCGCCGTTGCTGCAAGACCCAGAACCAGCTGGATTCGGCGTAACTATAGTTGAGTCTGGACTTATACTGCTTCCAGCCGCTGTGCTGAACATGGTTTTCGCACCCTTGGCAGCTAAACTGACAACGAACAGAGGCCCAAAAACTGCCATAATTGTAGGTCTTATAATACTGTTCTTCAGCTACTTTGGCCTTTATTATAACAGATCATCGATAGTAGCGATCCTTGAAGACGCATCTATTATGGGCATGGGAATATCATTCATATTCGTGGGCATAATCAATATATTGCTAGTGTCTGTTCCTAGGGAGAAGGCCGGAGAAAGTACCGGTATGAACGTTGTATTCAGGAACATTGGAACCTCGTTGGCACCTGCAATTGGTGGTGTTTTCGAAACAATGTACGTAACATATTCCCTCGTCGGCGTAGTTCCTGGAAATTTTGCGGGCCTAGGCTTTATCCCAATATTTTCTTCTTTTCCTTCTTCAGCGGCATACGATAGCATATACATGGTTGGTATGATATTTGTTGTAGTAGCTCTAGTTCTTTCTATGTTTATGAAAAACGTTGTAGTTGGAGGTGTAAGCGATGCGTTATAA
- a CDS encoding COG1361 S-layer family protein: MRYKYISIILLAAVLLASSSVMPVSYGSTPIVEVSGVSWYTVNSSEVVAPGMTFVPLVVTFVPLANLSSVTAFINVTKYNQGILSYVNTYGYNPGPTEYNFSYLPAGKPVTLVQMVNVNPNASDGLYREALYVSGLYSSIPVFENVSFSVPILGKSSILVLNSFFGTQSNPMAGRSGMRFVPLTVMLENNGNVYTQNVSISYVPQGPIYGYTQNTTLAVIPPGEAVPVTFIVSVKNNATNGVFVQNLSLRYLGAYHNVSFNLQLDGYSELSLTYYFFDPPIVYTNEKFISLKIGIQNSGNTYAKNTSIFITSSDFTVLSHGYNVSYLPSGQFNFTFLINSGSMYGTQEIDIHIGSGVFPILIYVHRVGELFVSYSQTTLQPGVDKSSLYFNITNEGNRTMYDINVHLLYPAILTIHTPSSNPLLALTANNITIARLVPGQSFLVVFVVDTSSAAHSGQYPIQLYASWHYNNTNYLFFKVYDTSVRISPTVEQQLSDFFTFNYVTVAVLAVIVVVVVGIAVYAGVKSRKGNKGR; encoded by the coding sequence ATGCGTTATAAGTATATTTCGATAATATTGCTAGCTGCCGTTTTACTTGCATCAAGCAGTGTTATGCCAGTTTCATATGGGAGTACCCCTATTGTAGAGGTATCTGGAGTATCGTGGTACACTGTTAATTCATCAGAGGTTGTAGCTCCAGGGATGACTTTTGTACCATTGGTCGTTACATTCGTCCCACTAGCCAACCTTTCGAGTGTTACTGCATTTATAAATGTGACGAAGTACAATCAAGGTATTTTGAGTTACGTCAATACCTACGGGTACAACCCTGGGCCAACGGAGTACAATTTTAGTTATTTGCCAGCAGGGAAGCCGGTTACATTGGTTCAAATGGTAAACGTTAACCCAAACGCATCCGACGGTCTTTACAGGGAAGCATTGTACGTTTCCGGATTGTACTCTAGCATTCCGGTTTTTGAGAATGTATCGTTTTCTGTCCCTATTCTAGGGAAGTCGAGTATCTTGGTGTTAAATTCCTTTTTCGGTACTCAAAGTAATCCCATGGCAGGCAGATCCGGGATGAGGTTCGTGCCTCTTACCGTGATGCTGGAAAATAATGGGAACGTGTACACTCAGAACGTTTCCATATCTTATGTTCCGCAAGGTCCAATTTACGGTTACACTCAAAATACCACACTGGCTGTGATTCCTCCTGGGGAAGCAGTGCCAGTCACATTTATCGTTTCAGTAAAGAATAACGCTACAAACGGCGTATTTGTTCAGAATTTAAGCTTGAGATATCTTGGTGCATATCACAACGTATCGTTTAATCTGCAGTTAGACGGTTATTCGGAACTGTCTCTCACTTATTATTTCTTTGACCCGCCGATCGTATACACAAATGAAAAATTCATCTCACTTAAAATAGGTATTCAGAACAGTGGGAATACTTATGCTAAAAATACTTCTATCTTTATTACATCATCCGACTTCACTGTCCTGTCGCATGGATACAACGTTTCGTACCTGCCATCGGGTCAATTCAATTTCACATTTTTAATCAATTCCGGATCGATGTATGGAACCCAAGAGATAGATATCCATATTGGCAGCGGAGTTTTCCCTATACTTATATATGTGCATAGAGTAGGAGAGCTTTTCGTATCGTACTCCCAGACAACTTTGCAGCCAGGAGTTGACAAGTCATCTCTTTACTTTAACATCACTAATGAAGGGAACCGCACAATGTACGATATAAACGTGCATCTATTGTATCCCGCTATATTAACAATACATACACCGTCATCGAATCCACTGCTTGCCTTGACAGCCAACAATATAACTATAGCAAGGCTTGTCCCAGGGCAGAGTTTTCTTGTTGTATTCGTTGTCGATACGTCTAGCGCCGCCCATTCCGGTCAGTATCCTATTCAGTTGTACGCATCTTGGCATTATAATAACACGAACTACTTATTTTTCAAAGTCTACGACACTAGCGTCAGAATATCTCCCACAGTTGAGCAGCAGCTATCAGACTTTTTCACTTTCAACTACGTCACTGTAGCGGTACTAGCCGTTATAGTTGTAGTAGTGGTTGGCATAGCAGTATATGCAGGGGTAAAGTCCAGGAAGGGAAATAAGGGTAGATAA
- a CDS encoding helix-turn-helix domain-containing protein, which yields MRKRTFSERSEITSRQEYVVKIALTLGFFSYPKKINLEDLSKRLNASHVTFA from the coding sequence CTGAGGAAAAGAACGTTTTCTGAGAGAAGCGAAATTACAAGTCGCCAGGAATATGTGGTCAAAATAGCCCTAACGCTTGGATTTTTCAGCTATCCTAAGAAAATAAACCTTGAAGACCTCTCCAAAAGACTGAACGCTTCCCATGTCACATTTGCCTAA
- a CDS encoding winged helix-turn-helix domain-containing protein/riboflavin kinase translates to MDTSDQYYRAIKKIKEASDSSNKAYLTSSKLANMLGLSQQSASRIIIDLEKLGYITRTVSKRGQLLTITEKGLDLLYTEFAELSRILSIKSNIVMTGIVVPGMGEGKYYISRKQYIIQFQEKLGIIPYLGTLNIKVDPSSIPELRKLRGFTGIHIEGFRTEDRTFGSVKAFRCKTNGVPSFLIMPERTVYTDVVEIISDKYLRNELNLKDGDEVTIEVTA, encoded by the coding sequence ATGGATACTTCAGACCAATATTACAGAGCGATTAAGAAGATAAAGGAAGCGTCCGACTCTTCAAACAAAGCCTATCTTACATCTTCAAAACTAGCCAATATGCTTGGGTTAAGCCAGCAATCAGCTTCCCGCATAATAATAGACCTTGAAAAACTGGGGTATATTACTCGAACAGTCTCAAAGCGTGGCCAACTTCTTACTATAACAGAAAAAGGCTTAGACCTGCTTTATACTGAATTTGCTGAGCTTTCTCGGATACTATCTATAAAGAGCAATATAGTAATGACCGGCATAGTAGTACCAGGCATGGGTGAAGGCAAATATTACATCTCCAGAAAGCAATACATAATCCAATTCCAGGAAAAACTTGGTATAATACCATACCTCGGTACTCTAAACATAAAAGTTGATCCATCAAGCATCCCAGAGCTACGTAAGCTAAGGGGCTTCACCGGCATACACATAGAGGGTTTCAGGACTGAGGATAGGACTTTTGGATCGGTGAAGGCCTTCAGGTGTAAGACAAACGGTGTGCCTTCTTTTTTAATAATGCCAGAAAGAACGGTATATACTGATGTTGTTGAAATTATATCTGACAAGTATCTAAGAAACGAACTCAATCTCAAGGACGGTGATGAGGTAACAATCGAAGTGACTGCCTAA